The Methanoregula boonei 6A8 genome has a window encoding:
- a CDS encoding PKD domain-containing protein: MKLKISIPKKKLRLPRLKKQARIPILIAICVILVALGLLFHILPGPGSLAHFFEAKTSTESLQSVGGATTGLAEPLAPPLIADFLASPGYQSNPLSVQFFDMSRGSPGAWQWDFGDNSSSSLQYPVHEYASGGLYNVALTVTRQDGARETVTVDDVLDTRQATESQVLLDTIRNGAIKKGSYLSFISDDSNSSVTVNGARIALPAGSLVKIRAGSDSTTGTVSLRGGNILGCSLADATLFVNGTQVAKGSFGNCNIPSVRQYHANLTFSVEPTYGEVRQLLINGGKILAGPGNNYIVISDDTYSPGNDLTVVAGPAYYEGTASGYSISPALIAGFTTISPTEGPAPLNVSFIDQSAGAPVSWSWDFGDGTGSRDKNPTHLYASPGTYDVSLTVNTADQTDTTTVQSEVIATPPRVVANFTARPLTGPVPFTVRFTDQSTGFPTSWSWTFQEAWNISFLSSGTSSPFAVSTDQNPVITFTDPGTYNVWLTVNNAYGSSDIVKNGYIVATPSPYKIPTNDILVQTGKPGYLEQNSSAQFVVSDTPAAITINGTYHDLPKGAVVRMVADSNQPGDITIDHNKILKFAFPDMEVYVNGELLDEGSIDSIYIPFMTQFQTGLSYYFAPASAQTLETINGQKYLASLDNAWIRIDNLGINSQGTLSLISATNSTSIEGTMNQTVQDWILG, translated from the coding sequence ATGAAACTCAAGATCTCCATCCCGAAAAAGAAGCTCCGCCTGCCCCGTCTTAAAAAACAGGCCCGGATCCCGATCCTGATTGCCATATGCGTCATCCTGGTTGCGCTCGGGCTGTTATTCCATATCCTGCCGGGCCCGGGCAGTCTTGCACATTTTTTTGAGGCAAAAACCAGCACAGAGTCACTCCAGTCCGTCGGGGGAGCAACAACCGGGCTTGCCGAACCTCTCGCGCCGCCTCTCATAGCCGACTTCCTTGCCTCGCCCGGCTATCAGTCAAACCCCCTCTCCGTCCAGTTCTTCGATATGAGCAGGGGCAGCCCGGGCGCCTGGCAGTGGGACTTTGGCGACAATTCCAGTTCATCCCTCCAGTACCCGGTTCATGAGTATGCCTCCGGGGGCCTCTACAACGTCGCCCTCACGGTCACCCGGCAGGACGGCGCCCGGGAGACCGTCACGGTAGACGATGTCCTTGATACCCGGCAGGCAACCGAATCGCAGGTTCTTCTCGATACCATCCGCAACGGTGCAATAAAGAAAGGATCGTACCTCTCCTTTATTTCGGACGACAGTAACTCGTCGGTCACCGTGAACGGGGCCCGGATAGCACTGCCGGCAGGATCGCTTGTCAAGATCCGGGCCGGCTCTGACTCCACGACCGGTACGGTCTCCCTGCGGGGCGGAAACATCCTGGGCTGCAGCCTTGCGGATGCCACGCTCTTTGTGAACGGGACCCAGGTGGCTAAAGGGAGCTTTGGGAACTGCAACATCCCCTCGGTCCGGCAGTACCATGCAAACCTCACCTTTTCCGTAGAGCCGACATACGGGGAGGTCCGGCAGCTCCTGATCAATGGCGGCAAAATCCTCGCAGGCCCGGGCAACAACTACATTGTCATCTCTGATGACACGTACTCCCCGGGCAACGATCTGACAGTGGTTGCCGGTCCCGCGTACTATGAGGGGACAGCCTCAGGATATTCGATCTCACCTGCGCTGATTGCCGGGTTCACCACGATCTCGCCCACAGAAGGCCCGGCCCCGCTTAATGTCTCGTTTATAGACCAGTCGGCCGGAGCACCCGTTTCATGGTCATGGGATTTCGGGGATGGCACCGGTTCACGCGACAAAAACCCTACACATCTTTATGCATCCCCGGGGACCTACGATGTTTCCCTTACGGTAAATACCGCGGACCAGACCGACACCACCACAGTACAAAGCGAGGTCATCGCAACCCCGCCCCGGGTTGTCGCCAACTTTACCGCCCGGCCGCTCACCGGCCCGGTACCTTTTACGGTCAGGTTTACGGATCAATCCACCGGATTCCCGACTTCGTGGAGCTGGACCTTCCAGGAGGCATGGAATATCTCCTTCCTCAGCAGCGGTACCAGTAGTCCATTCGCTGTTTCGACTGATCAAAATCCCGTTATAACCTTCACAGATCCGGGAACTTACAATGTCTGGCTTACGGTAAACAATGCCTACGGCAGCAGTGATATCGTGAAGAACGGGTACATCGTGGCGACGCCATCGCCGTATAAGATTCCAACCAACGATATCCTCGTCCAGACCGGAAAGCCGGGATATCTCGAACAGAACTCAAGTGCACAGTTCGTGGTCAGCGATACCCCTGCCGCCATCACGATCAACGGTACCTACCATGATCTGCCAAAAGGCGCCGTTGTCAGGATGGTGGCCGACAGCAACCAGCCAGGGGACATCACCATCGACCATAACAAAATCCTCAAGTTCGCGTTCCCGGATATGGAGGTGTACGTGAACGGCGAACTGCTGGATGAGGGATCCATAGACAGCATCTACATCCCGTTCATGACGCAGTTCCAGACCGGCCTGAGTTATTATTTCGCACCCGCATCTGCGCAAACACTGGAAACGATTAACGGTCAGAAGTACCTTGCCAGCCTGGATAATGCCTGGATCCGCATCGATAACCTTGGTATCAACAGTCAGGGAACGCTCTCCCTGATCTCCGCAACAAACTCGACATCCATTGAAGGGACCATGAACCAGACCGTGCAGGACTGGATTCTCGGGTAA
- a CDS encoding PKD domain-containing protein: MYKPGVIACLFIVLLVGACGCSLAASGSGTANGTTAREMPTLPDTYVAGEGTPVPGNTVVTPAPVNTGPANIAGDQTNVTMTETSLPCNGNSCGFVSNSTSSNPDAPVSSFSANVTKVYVVPPNPVVPIQFTDGSTNSPTSWYWLFGEYGSTSDAQNPLFTYQGYNYYNVTLIAKNTYGSSSSTATISVCPVMTSFVSNTTNGNVPLTVNFTDTSAALSGTPSAYLDSHWFWKWDFGDGVTSTLQNPTHTYTAAGDYTVRLDSGNDLGSCWNTAEIVVQPFTATFTADPTSGLNPLTVLFVDTTTDPTETGRYWDFGDGTTSTMQHPTHTYSTAGNYVVTFDATDAYGWSNQTTTITVYSLPSVDFSAIPTSGVAGTTVSFIDESSGTPGPTSWYWDFGDGFDSTAQNPPHQYASAGMYTVSHSATNAHGTVWMNKTAYITIT, translated from the coding sequence ATGTATAAACCGGGCGTCATTGCGTGTCTTTTCATCGTGCTGCTGGTTGGGGCATGCGGATGCTCCCTTGCCGCTTCAGGATCGGGCACTGCCAACGGGACTACCGCCCGGGAGATGCCGACACTACCGGACACGTACGTTGCCGGCGAGGGAACGCCAGTACCGGGAAATACCGTGGTAACTCCGGCACCTGTAAACACGGGGCCGGCAAACATCGCGGGAGACCAGACTAACGTGACGATGACGGAAACCTCGCTTCCCTGCAATGGCAATTCCTGTGGTTTTGTTTCGAACTCAACATCTTCAAACCCGGATGCCCCGGTAAGCAGTTTTTCTGCAAATGTTACAAAAGTTTACGTTGTCCCCCCAAACCCTGTAGTGCCGATCCAATTTACCGATGGATCAACTAACAGCCCGACCTCGTGGTACTGGCTTTTCGGAGAATATGGGAGCACCAGTGATGCACAAAACCCCCTCTTCACCTACCAGGGGTATAATTATTATAACGTCACGTTAATCGCAAAGAATACATACGGTTCATCGAGTAGTACGGCAACGATTTCCGTCTGCCCGGTGATGACCTCATTTGTATCAAATACAACAAACGGGAATGTCCCGTTAACCGTGAATTTTACAGACACCTCGGCAGCACTTTCAGGAACTCCCTCAGCTTATCTCGATTCTCACTGGTTCTGGAAATGGGATTTTGGAGATGGGGTAACATCCACTCTGCAAAATCCGACCCACACCTACACGGCTGCGGGAGATTATACGGTCAGGCTGGATTCAGGAAATGATCTGGGGAGCTGCTGGAACACTGCGGAGATAGTTGTACAGCCATTTACTGCAACGTTTACTGCAGATCCAACCAGCGGCCTTAATCCACTGACGGTACTGTTCGTTGACACGACTACGGATCCAACTGAAACGGGCAGGTACTGGGATTTCGGGGATGGGACCACCTCTACCATGCAACATCCGACCCATACGTACTCGACTGCGGGGAATTACGTGGTCACGTTCGATGCCACAGACGCATATGGCTGGAGCAACCAGACAACGACAATCACCGTATATTCCTTACCCTCCGTTGATTTTAGCGCAATTCCCACTTCAGGAGTGGCCGGGACAACGGTATCCTTTATCGATGAAAGCAGCGGGACACCCGGTCCCACAAGCTGGTACTGGGATTTCGGGGATGGATTCGATAGTACTGCACAAAATCCACCGCACCAGTACGCCAGTGCCGGAATGTACACGGTAAGTCATTCTGCAACAAATGCGCATGGAACCGTTTGGATGAACAAAACCGCATATATCACGATCACATGA
- a CDS encoding type II/IV secretion system ATPase subunit, protein MKSKSFSGRLSSLFEDDEQDTVVPESPPGEGGPDWSGISRDWESGESSLVPQESANRQPSSRVQRFILYFIEPETETETKQAVPSPVPAAGKPEKTPAVPVGRRVRIRLASLRTLGSKILVFFIEPAPEVPEEAVPVGISNGSALPQELAVIPPPEPEPVPATADAGSIAVAEPPRPSFMQKIRTAFAAPVQKEILTLDFNPGVLDTPSLDGSLRDVNITYPIDPPYQYVHIEYSKKDGALIYEVVEPQLSEDEKVALDIVERAFEKLVSTNLEVIEGDQRIEYLRERFYSLVNIFGLKLTEQQKERMFFTLKKQYLGYSRIDTLMKDRYIEDISCNGSDIYLYVQHRIYGSTRTNVKFGEVELNNFVLKLAQIGGRHISLLQPIRDVSLPDGSRGNLTLGGEVTKKGSTFTIRKFRANPISPIEMMDYHSVDAMELAYMWILMEYKRSILVSGGTATGKTTFLNVLCSFIPPEYKIVSIEDTAELNLMHPNWIQSITRAGFGSSSGGESVSGVSGVSSKSPGDISLYDLLVAALRQRPEFIIVGEVRGSEAFTLFQAIAVGHAALGTIHAGSMDELLARVESNPMNVPRSLFSNLDVVLFPMHIKKGERSMRRLANIVEMLELDRDTGDLITNTSFKWLPDVDEFQYQGRSFLFDKIRDTHGVSKDLLNQELEDRTDFLLGLQRAGIRDYDAVTEQIRAYYRDKPAVMKQIVSVQTDDMEE, encoded by the coding sequence ATGAAGTCCAAATCGTTTTCCGGCAGGCTCTCTTCCCTTTTTGAAGATGATGAGCAAGACACTGTCGTACCGGAGAGCCCCCCCGGGGAGGGTGGCCCGGACTGGTCAGGAATCAGCAGGGATTGGGAAAGTGGAGAGAGCTCGCTGGTCCCTCAGGAATCAGCCAACCGGCAGCCCTCCTCGCGTGTCCAGAGATTCATCCTGTACTTTATCGAGCCGGAAACGGAGACAGAGACAAAGCAGGCTGTTCCCTCACCGGTTCCTGCCGCCGGAAAACCCGAAAAAACGCCGGCAGTCCCGGTCGGCCGCCGGGTCCGTATCCGGCTCGCATCGCTGCGGACCCTTGGGTCAAAAATTCTGGTATTTTTTATCGAACCCGCCCCGGAGGTTCCGGAAGAAGCCGTACCGGTGGGGATTTCTAATGGTTCTGCGCTTCCGCAGGAGCTCGCTGTTATCCCACCTCCGGAGCCGGAACCCGTCCCGGCCACGGCCGATGCAGGGTCGATTGCCGTCGCCGAGCCTCCCAGGCCCTCTTTCATGCAGAAGATCCGGACAGCATTTGCTGCTCCGGTGCAGAAGGAAATCCTCACCCTCGATTTCAACCCGGGCGTCCTTGACACCCCTTCCCTCGATGGATCCCTGAGGGATGTCAATATCACCTACCCTATCGACCCGCCTTACCAGTATGTGCATATCGAGTACAGCAAGAAGGACGGCGCCCTCATCTACGAAGTGGTGGAGCCGCAGCTCTCCGAAGATGAGAAGGTTGCGCTCGATATCGTGGAGCGGGCCTTTGAGAAGCTCGTGAGCACCAACCTGGAAGTGATCGAAGGGGACCAGCGGATCGAGTACCTCCGGGAGCGGTTCTATTCCCTGGTTAACATCTTCGGGCTCAAGCTCACCGAGCAGCAGAAGGAGCGGATGTTTTTCACGCTCAAAAAGCAGTATCTCGGCTACAGCCGGATCGACACGCTGATGAAAGACAGGTATATCGAGGATATCAGCTGCAACGGCTCCGACATCTACCTGTACGTCCAGCACCGTATCTATGGATCCACCCGGACCAACGTGAAGTTCGGAGAGGTCGAGCTCAACAACTTTGTCCTCAAGCTCGCGCAGATTGGCGGCAGGCACATCTCACTCCTCCAGCCTATCCGAGATGTCTCGCTCCCTGACGGGAGTCGTGGTAACCTCACGCTTGGCGGTGAAGTGACCAAGAAAGGGTCGACCTTTACCATCCGTAAGTTCCGTGCAAACCCGATCTCGCCCATTGAAATGATGGACTACCACTCGGTGGATGCTATGGAGCTTGCGTACATGTGGATCCTCATGGAGTACAAGCGCTCGATCCTTGTCTCTGGAGGAACTGCCACGGGTAAGACCACGTTTTTGAACGTGCTGTGCAGTTTCATTCCTCCCGAGTACAAGATCGTCTCCATCGAGGATACGGCCGAACTCAACCTCATGCATCCCAACTGGATTCAGTCCATCACGCGTGCAGGTTTTGGCAGCTCGAGCGGAGGCGAGTCCGTGTCCGGGGTAAGCGGGGTCTCGTCAAAAAGCCCGGGAGATATCTCGCTCTACGATCTGCTTGTTGCAGCGCTGCGGCAGCGGCCCGAGTTCATCATCGTCGGCGAAGTACGAGGCAGCGAAGCCTTCACGCTCTTCCAGGCAATTGCCGTGGGTCATGCGGCACTTGGTACTATCCATGCCGGCTCCATGGACGAGCTGCTTGCCCGTGTGGAGTCAAATCCGATGAACGTGCCGCGCAGCCTCTTCTCCAATCTGGATGTGGTGCTCTTCCCCATGCACATCAAGAAAGGGGAGCGGAGCATGAGGCGCCTGGCAAACATCGTGGAGATGCTCGAGCTTGACCGGGACACGGGGGATCTTATCACCAACACCTCCTTTAAGTGGCTGCCGGACGTGGACGAGTTCCAGTACCAGGGCCGGAGTTTCCTCTTCGATAAGATCCGGGACACCCATGGGGTGAGCAAGGATCTGCTCAACCAGGAGCTCGAGGACCGGACCGATTTCCTGCTGGGCCTCCAAAGGGCCGGGATCCGCGATTACGATGCGGTGACCGAGCAGATCCGGGCATATTACCGGGACAAGCCGGCCGTGATGAAGCAGATTGTTTCTGTTCAGACCGATGATATGGAAGAGTAA
- a CDS encoding archaellin/type IV pilin N-terminal domain-containing protein yields the protein MSHPHRDQGVSVIIGTLLLILITVTAAAALALMVSQMQKAEETRQSQIQAVKDEQIVISGVSLVNNINWSSTSPNPPFNIQDSQNWSSVSFDLMNLNTQDVAVQGIAINNYYLYPLSYSSLALSAPNGTCNLTSGGGGCTVYMPGGSSSSTPYLNIPAGKSIKVTMNLTGSLTGDGGLSPSFIGTDQQIDIKILTSLTNIFEETYKLPTPVISYSTETATIGTVQRDMIVLDGSQSSSVNATISNWNWTIMNATQTYTNGQIDPVGNCSDISDLSTVGVPPYFNSKIARFSPQISGPFCVNLTVTDSNGMVATSPYQLIPEDAAFSPAANLIVTRQLANSINVTIKDINGHPVPNAIVNYVLDVNQFGNLSLSKYVDTSDQSGNSNITVISGIGSIKITSGSLPAVEVAVNGSS from the coding sequence ATGAGCCATCCGCACCGTGACCAGGGTGTTTCTGTAATTATTGGCACCCTTTTGCTCATCCTGATCACCGTAACCGCAGCTGCCGCCCTTGCGCTCATGGTCTCGCAGATGCAGAAAGCCGAGGAGACCCGGCAATCGCAGATCCAGGCGGTTAAGGATGAACAGATTGTGATCTCCGGGGTGAGCCTGGTGAATAATATAAACTGGTCCTCAACCTCTCCGAATCCTCCATTTAATATCCAGGATTCCCAGAACTGGAGTTCGGTCTCATTCGACCTGATGAACCTCAATACCCAAGACGTAGCGGTTCAGGGTATTGCTATTAACAATTATTACTTGTACCCGCTGAGCTATTCCTCACTCGCACTCTCTGCACCCAACGGCACATGCAATCTCACTTCAGGAGGGGGAGGATGTACTGTCTATATGCCGGGAGGATCGAGCAGCAGCACTCCTTATCTGAACATTCCCGCAGGAAAAAGCATCAAGGTGACGATGAATCTGACCGGCAGCCTCACCGGAGATGGCGGCCTTTCTCCCTCTTTTATCGGAACGGATCAGCAGATCGATATCAAAATCCTGACATCACTTACTAATATCTTTGAAGAGACCTACAAATTGCCGACGCCGGTAATCTCATACAGCACAGAAACGGCAACCATTGGGACAGTCCAACGTGATATGATAGTACTGGATGGCTCCCAGTCCTCTTCGGTAAATGCAACGATTTCCAATTGGAATTGGACAATTATGAATGCCACCCAAACCTATACAAACGGACAGATTGACCCTGTGGGAAACTGTTCAGATATCAGTGATCTGAGCACGGTAGGTGTTCCACCTTATTTCAACAGTAAAATTGCTCGTTTTTCCCCGCAAATAAGTGGACCTTTCTGCGTAAATCTGACAGTAACAGACAGCAACGGGATGGTTGCAACATCACCTTACCAACTCATTCCAGAAGATGCCGCATTCTCTCCAGCAGCAAATTTGATTGTTACGCGCCAGCTTGCTAACAGTATAAATGTCACTATTAAGGACATCAATGGACATCCCGTGCCTAATGCGATCGTTAATTATGTTTTAGATGTTAACCAGTTTGGTAACCTTTCGCTGAGCAAATATGTGGATACCTCCGATCAATCGGGGAATAGTAATATTACGGTTATATCCGGTATCGGGAGTATTAAAATTACATCCGGATCATTACCCGCTGTTGAAGTTGCTGTCAATGGTTCATCCTAA
- a CDS encoding cupredoxin domain-containing protein — MKYMVILCAVAVAFLIVSGCSQIFPPLPSQASPAAQTPVPGTTVTAVDTSAAVVAGTPVPATTSGSSENTVIIQKMAFVPSTITVSVGTLVHWVNKDTVTHSVLFPASAHLSTFALSPGQAFSAKFTTPGVYNYTCAIYSSMQGTVIVTP, encoded by the coding sequence ATGAAATACATGGTTATTCTCTGTGCGGTTGCGGTCGCATTCCTGATCGTGAGCGGGTGCAGCCAGATCTTTCCCCCGTTGCCATCCCAGGCTTCCCCTGCTGCCCAGACACCTGTCCCGGGAACAACTGTGACAGCCGTGGATACCTCTGCAGCTGTTGTTGCAGGTACCCCGGTCCCCGCCACCACATCGGGATCTTCGGAAAATACCGTCATCATCCAGAAGATGGCTTTTGTCCCCTCTACTATCACGGTAAGCGTCGGGACGCTTGTGCACTGGGTCAATAAGGATACGGTCACCCATTCCGTCCTCTTCCCGGCATCTGCTCACCTGAGTACGTTTGCTCTCTCCCCCGGGCAGGCGTTTTCTGCGAAATTTACTACACCTGGCGTGTACAATTACACCTGTGCTATCTATTCCTCTATGCAGGGAACGGTCATTGTAACTCCGTAG
- a CDS encoding DEAD/DEAH box helicase produces the protein MGWSGLREVQEQAYAAIREGNDTLVIAPTAGGKSEAALIPVLDDILKTGAPGISCLYIAPLKALINDQEERIAGFCRPVSLTLARWHGDVPKGDRGWKEDDAPQFLLITPESLEVLLHEPVAASALSSVRYVIVDELHAFVESERGVHLRVLLDRLDRIATAPVRRIGLSATVGNPDEVLAWFSGGRGRSKVVSVAAPPSQKVFRFVVESDPGKRIDALVRLVAGKKALVFVNSRSAAETVIREVSGRIENLHIHHSSIAPIKKKEAEEAFRGSGGACIICTSTLELGIDIGDLDIVVQDGPPDSVSSFLQRMGRAGRRDRAASVAWILSDPGELLAGCATIECAQKKQTEPLEPPEKPWNVLVQQLFLALLSGPRAGRGTIVRQLRSFSVFAQCFAEEIDRLLDHLITTGYLSADGDLLVPGPEAERAFGLSRVRELYSVIAGGSEYRAVTPDGEVIGAIDARFAHREEPGDFVLGGAIWSVVKCDESHNLVVVVPGGDIPGTSRIFRATGGEAAFSPVICAGIQRIVARKKSTLPLCEVDAETLSRAISAFPQGIGESGLFFREERSTEGRVVSVYSFSGRRFNQVLAYLLKGKLDRVQVRYDDCRIRVFRAGKSGAVERVARALREIPALSQQEASAFLPLPAPDPWKFARMLPEEEFRAMIAADYYRTGDVLRILAQAPVTILPAEEPGPGADT, from the coding sequence ATGGGCTGGTCCGGGCTCCGCGAGGTGCAGGAGCAGGCGTACGCAGCGATCCGTGAGGGAAACGACACACTCGTGATCGCCCCGACAGCCGGTGGCAAGTCCGAAGCCGCCCTGATCCCGGTACTTGACGATATCTTAAAAACCGGTGCGCCGGGCATCTCCTGCCTCTACATCGCCCCGCTCAAGGCTCTCATCAACGATCAGGAAGAACGGATCGCCGGGTTCTGCCGTCCTGTCAGTCTCACCCTTGCCCGCTGGCACGGTGATGTCCCGAAAGGCGACCGCGGGTGGAAAGAGGATGACGCCCCCCAGTTTCTGCTCATCACCCCTGAGTCGCTGGAGGTGCTCCTGCACGAGCCGGTGGCCGCTTCCGCGCTCTCCTCCGTGCGCTACGTCATTGTGGACGAGCTGCACGCGTTTGTGGAATCGGAGCGGGGCGTTCATCTCCGGGTTTTACTCGATCGCCTGGACCGGATTGCGACAGCCCCGGTCCGGCGCATCGGCCTCTCGGCAACAGTCGGAAACCCGGATGAGGTACTTGCGTGGTTTTCGGGCGGGAGAGGGAGAAGCAAAGTGGTCTCTGTCGCGGCCCCGCCCAGCCAGAAGGTGTTCCGTTTCGTGGTCGAATCCGACCCGGGTAAGAGGATCGATGCTCTCGTCCGGCTTGTTGCCGGGAAAAAGGCGCTTGTCTTTGTCAACAGCCGGAGCGCCGCAGAGACGGTCATACGTGAAGTATCGGGACGGATCGAAAACCTACATATCCACCACTCGTCGATCGCTCCGATAAAGAAAAAAGAGGCCGAGGAGGCGTTCCGCGGCAGCGGGGGGGCCTGCATCATCTGCACGAGCACGCTTGAGCTGGGCATCGATATCGGGGATCTGGATATCGTGGTGCAGGATGGGCCGCCGGATTCGGTCTCCTCGTTTTTGCAAAGGATGGGCCGGGCCGGGCGGCGCGACCGGGCCGCTTCGGTTGCCTGGATCCTTTCTGACCCCGGGGAACTCCTTGCCGGCTGCGCCACCATTGAGTGCGCACAAAAAAAGCAGACCGAGCCCCTGGAACCTCCGGAGAAACCCTGGAATGTGCTTGTTCAGCAGCTCTTCCTTGCCCTCCTTTCCGGACCCCGGGCTGGTCGGGGCACGATCGTGCGCCAGCTCCGCTCGTTTTCAGTTTTTGCGCAATGCTTTGCAGAGGAGATCGACAGGCTCCTTGATCATCTCATCACCACCGGTTACCTATCAGCCGATGGCGATCTCCTGGTACCGGGTCCTGAGGCCGAACGGGCGTTCGGGCTCTCCCGTGTCCGGGAGCTGTACTCGGTGATCGCCGGGGGCTCCGAGTACCGGGCCGTAACACCTGACGGGGAGGTAATCGGTGCCATCGATGCCAGGTTTGCCCACCGGGAGGAGCCTGGGGATTTCGTGCTTGGCGGGGCAATCTGGTCGGTAGTAAAATGCGACGAGAGCCACAACCTTGTCGTGGTGGTGCCGGGCGGCGATATACCGGGGACCTCCCGGATCTTCCGCGCGACCGGTGGGGAAGCGGCTTTCTCTCCGGTGATCTGTGCCGGAATACAGAGGATCGTTGCCCGGAAAAAATCGACCCTGCCTCTTTGCGAGGTGGACGCAGAAACGCTCAGCCGGGCTATCTCCGCCTTTCCTCAGGGAATCGGTGAGTCCGGCCTGTTTTTCCGGGAAGAACGGAGCACAGAAGGGAGAGTGGTATCGGTGTATTCTTTTTCCGGACGCCGGTTCAACCAGGTGCTCGCATATCTTCTCAAAGGAAAACTCGACCGGGTCCAGGTTCGGTACGATGACTGCCGTATCCGTGTATTCCGTGCCGGAAAGAGCGGGGCTGTGGAACGGGTGGCAAGAGCGCTTCGGGAGATCCCGGCCCTCTCGCAACAGGAGGCATCGGCCTTTCTCCCCCTGCCCGCCCCGGACCCGTGGAAATTTGCGCGGATGCTTCCCGAAGAGGAGTTCCGGGCCATGATTGCCGCGGACTATTACCGGACCGGCGATGTCCTGCGGATCCTTGCGCAGGCACCTGTTACGATCCTGCCGGCAGAAGAGCCGGGTCCCGGGGCAGATACATGA
- a CDS encoding 4a-hydroxytetrahydrobiopterin dehydratase: protein MELATKKCSTYKPGSPPITRKDTVELLKEVPGWSLDNGHLTRTFTFDDSDKSIEFLNDVLAMSTEEGHIPDLALREGKFVDVGYYTYPAGGLTLNDFIMAAKINERRYNE, encoded by the coding sequence ATGGAACTCGCCACCAAAAAGTGCTCTACCTATAAGCCCGGCTCACCGCCCATCACGCGCAAGGACACAGTCGAGCTCTTAAAGGAGGTGCCCGGCTGGTCGCTCGACAATGGCCACCTGACACGGACATTCACGTTCGATGACAGCGACAAATCGATTGAATTCTTAAATGATGTGCTAGCGATGTCGACCGAAGAGGGACATATCCCGGACCTTGCCCTCCGCGAGGGGAAGTTCGTGGATGTGGGGTATTACACGTACCCGGCCGGTGGGCTCACACTGAACGATTTCATCATGGCCGCGAAGATCAACGAGCGGCGGTATAACGAATAA